One genomic region from Listeria monocytogenes encodes:
- a CDS encoding DUF1015 domain-containing protein — protein sequence MVNIRPFKAIRPIKNLAEKVASLPYDVLNSEEARELGDANKYSFLHIDKAEIDLDPAVSPYDPAVYKKAADNLEQFELDGWLGREANPAFYIYQLTMDGRPQTGLVVCTSIDDYTNGKIKKHELTREEKELDRIRHVDVCDANTSPIFLTYRGKEAINALVESWVNENEPEYDFESFHGVAHKVWAITDTHILEDLSAAFSEVPALYIADGHHRTESAVKVGLKRREEFPEAGPEAEFNFFLSVVFPEEQLEILDYNRVVNVPIEVDFLSKVETSFDVEKVGKEAFKPEKPKQVGMYLDGNWYKLTAKSEVIPNDVIGQLDVSILQSQILTPIFGIEDIRRDNRIDFVGGIRGLEELTRLVDNGSHSVAFAMFPPTMDDLLGVADAAEIMPPKSTWFEPKLLSGLFVHDLESK from the coding sequence ATGGTAAATATACGTCCATTTAAAGCAATTCGTCCGATTAAAAATTTAGCGGAAAAGGTAGCTTCGTTGCCATATGATGTACTTAATTCGGAAGAGGCACGCGAACTTGGTGATGCAAATAAGTATTCTTTTTTACATATTGATAAGGCGGAAATTGATTTGGATCCGGCGGTTTCCCCTTACGACCCAGCTGTATATAAAAAGGCAGCTGATAATTTGGAGCAATTTGAGTTGGATGGTTGGCTTGGTAGAGAAGCAAACCCGGCATTTTATATTTATCAACTGACGATGGATGGTCGCCCGCAAACAGGGCTGGTTGTTTGTACGTCGATTGATGATTATACAAATGGAAAAATTAAAAAACATGAGTTGACTCGTGAGGAGAAAGAGTTAGACCGGATTCGTCATGTAGATGTCTGTGATGCGAATACAAGTCCGATTTTCCTTACTTATCGTGGAAAAGAAGCAATTAATGCCCTTGTTGAGTCTTGGGTGAATGAAAATGAGCCTGAATATGACTTTGAGAGCTTCCATGGGGTCGCGCATAAGGTTTGGGCAATTACGGACACACATATTTTAGAAGACCTGTCAGCGGCGTTCTCGGAAGTCCCAGCGCTATATATCGCAGACGGTCACCATAGAACGGAATCTGCTGTGAAAGTTGGTTTGAAACGGCGCGAGGAATTCCCAGAGGCTGGGCCAGAAGCGGAATTTAATTTCTTCTTATCGGTTGTTTTCCCAGAAGAGCAATTAGAAATTCTTGATTATAATCGAGTTGTGAATGTGCCAATTGAAGTGGATTTTCTTAGCAAAGTAGAGACTAGTTTTGATGTGGAAAAGGTTGGGAAAGAAGCATTTAAGCCAGAGAAGCCAAAACAAGTAGGGATGTATTTAGACGGAAATTGGTACAAACTTACGGCGAAAAGCGAAGTGATTCCAAATGATGTTATCGGTCAGCTAGATGTTTCGATATTACAATCGCAAATTTTAACGCCGATTTTTGGAATTGAAGATATTCGTCGCGACAATCGCATTGATTTTGTCGGCGGAATACGTGGTTTAGAAGAACTGACTCGTTTGGTGGATAATGGCAGTCATTCAGTGGCATTTGCGATGTTCCCGCCAACAATGGACGATTTACTTGGTGTGGCAGATGCCGCGGAAATCATGCCACCAAAATCGACTTGGTTTGAACCGAAATTATTAAGCGGGCTGTTTGTCCATGATTTAGAAAGTAAGTAG
- a CDS encoding phosphoglycerate dehydrogenase, translated as MFNIQTFNAIAKEGLKTFDLEKYVIDANQPADGILLRSYNLHDFDFPETVKAVARAGAGVNNIPVENCSEKGIVVFNTPGANANAVKELVLASLFVSARPILEGTEWVKELPAEDDVEQKVEAGKKAFAGTELAGKKLGIIGLGAIGALVANDALSLGMDVVGYDPFVSVDTAWRISKEVERAMTIEEVLATCDYLTVHVPLTDKTRGMFNADTLQLVKDNAVLLNFSRGELVDSASVKEALDDGLLRLYITDFATKELLNHKKVHVFPHLGASTEEAETNCAKMAAKELQSYLETGSIKNSVNFPNVEMPYNGHPRIGICHKNIPNMVGQITTELGKYSLNILDMINRSKNEYAYTLIDIDKETQANLEQLKQDLLAVQGVLRVRVIEPLGVTV; from the coding sequence GTGTTTAATATCCAAACGTTTAATGCTATCGCAAAAGAAGGCTTAAAGACATTTGATCTTGAAAAATATGTGATTGATGCAAACCAGCCAGCAGACGGGATTTTACTACGGAGTTACAACTTACACGATTTTGACTTTCCAGAAACAGTGAAAGCAGTTGCTAGAGCTGGTGCAGGAGTTAATAATATCCCAGTAGAAAATTGTTCTGAAAAAGGTATTGTTGTATTTAATACACCTGGCGCGAATGCCAATGCCGTGAAAGAACTAGTCCTTGCGAGTTTATTCGTTTCGGCGCGTCCAATTTTGGAAGGAACAGAGTGGGTGAAAGAATTACCGGCGGAAGATGATGTGGAACAGAAAGTCGAAGCTGGTAAGAAAGCTTTTGCGGGAACTGAACTTGCGGGCAAAAAACTTGGAATTATCGGTCTAGGTGCAATTGGAGCTTTAGTGGCAAATGATGCTCTATCGCTTGGGATGGATGTGGTCGGTTATGATCCATTCGTTTCCGTAGACACGGCTTGGAGAATTTCTAAAGAAGTGGAACGCGCGATGACGATAGAAGAAGTTTTAGCAACGTGCGATTATTTAACGGTTCATGTACCGTTAACGGATAAAACGCGCGGTATGTTTAACGCAGATACACTGCAATTAGTGAAGGATAATGCGGTCTTACTAAACTTTTCTCGTGGTGAGTTAGTGGATTCTGCTTCTGTGAAGGAAGCTTTGGATGACGGACTTTTACGTTTGTATATTACAGATTTCGCGACAAAAGAATTATTAAACCATAAAAAAGTGCATGTATTTCCTCATTTAGGCGCATCGACGGAAGAAGCTGAAACCAACTGTGCCAAAATGGCTGCGAAAGAACTACAATCATATCTTGAAACAGGTAGTATTAAAAACTCGGTTAATTTTCCGAACGTGGAAATGCCGTATAATGGGCATCCACGAATTGGGATTTGTCACAAAAACATTCCTAATATGGTCGGACAAATTACGACGGAGCTTGGGAAATACTCGTTAAACATTTTAGATATGATAAATCGCAGTAAAAATGAATATGCCTACACATTAATTGATATTGATAAAGAAACGCAAGCTAATTTGGAGCAACTAAAACAAGATTTGTTAGCTGTGCAAGGGGTTTTGCGTGTTCGAGTTATTGAACCATTAGGTGTGACAGTTTAA
- the serC gene encoding 3-phosphoserine/phosphohydroxythreonine transaminase, with protein MERVYNFSAGPAVLPVPVLEKVQRELLSYNGSGMSVMELSHRSELFQNILDDAESLIRELMEIPDNYKVLFLQGGASLQFDMVPMNLANGKKAAYVNTGSWAKKAISEAKKIQGVEVEVIASSEDRNFSYIPEIPTVSSDAAYLHVTTNNTIEGTAMFDVPDSTVPIVADMSSNILSSVYDVKKFGLIYAGAQKNIGPAGLTLVIVREDLIGQVEGLPSMLDFKVQAENDSMYNTPPTFAIYVAKLVFEWIKEQGGVAGIEALNRKKAALLYDYIDQSDFFSSPVEPSARSLTNVPFVTNSAEFDKAFVKEAEANGFENLKGHRSVGGMRASLYNAFPIEGVEALIAFMEKFANARKGGEVRV; from the coding sequence GTGGAACGTGTTTATAATTTTTCGGCAGGTCCGGCGGTTTTACCAGTACCGGTACTTGAAAAGGTTCAAAGGGAGCTACTCTCTTATAATGGTTCAGGAATGTCAGTAATGGAGCTGAGTCACCGTTCAGAATTATTTCAAAACATCTTAGACGATGCGGAGAGCTTAATTCGAGAATTGATGGAGATTCCAGATAATTACAAAGTACTATTTTTGCAAGGTGGCGCGAGTTTGCAATTCGATATGGTGCCGATGAATCTTGCAAATGGTAAAAAGGCGGCGTATGTAAATACTGGATCTTGGGCGAAGAAAGCAATTTCCGAAGCCAAGAAAATTCAGGGTGTTGAGGTGGAAGTGATTGCCTCATCGGAAGACCGCAATTTCAGCTATATTCCTGAAATTCCTACAGTTTCTAGTGATGCGGCTTACTTACATGTAACAACAAATAATACAATTGAAGGAACAGCGATGTTTGATGTGCCAGATTCAACTGTCCCAATCGTTGCCGATATGTCCTCTAATATTTTATCAAGCGTGTATGATGTGAAGAAATTCGGTTTAATTTATGCGGGAGCGCAAAAGAACATTGGGCCTGCTGGATTAACGCTTGTCATCGTGCGCGAAGATTTGATAGGGCAAGTAGAGGGACTTCCTTCTATGTTAGATTTCAAAGTACAAGCCGAGAATGATTCCATGTATAACACACCACCAACGTTTGCCATTTATGTAGCGAAATTAGTATTTGAATGGATTAAGGAGCAAGGTGGCGTTGCTGGGATTGAAGCGTTAAATCGCAAAAAAGCGGCATTATTATATGATTATATTGATCAATCGGATTTCTTTTCTTCACCGGTCGAACCTTCTGCAAGATCGCTCACGAATGTTCCTTTTGTGACAAATTCTGCGGAGTTTGATAAAGCTTTTGTCAAAGAAGCTGAAGCAAACGGTTTTGAAAACTTGAAAGGACATCGCTCAGTGGGCGGGATGCGAGCAAGTCTTTACAATGCATTTCCAATTGAAGGGGTTGAAGCACTAATCGCCTTTATGGAAAAATTTGCAAATGCAAGAAAAGGGGGAGAAGTACGTGTTTAA
- a CDS encoding lmo2826 family MFS transporter: protein MENKTRLWTKDYVFLLLGSVLLYIGFMVFMPTLPARIIELGGTQMEASLAVGLFSIVALLMRAIAGSWNDKFGPKVLIIVGFLILILTTVNFYWSTAVAALLILRLFHGAGWGIGTTSIATGVSKLVPPSRTGEGIGFYGLTTALGMSLAPIIAILIMNYFSFDVLVTFSLVLMVFILILMTQVKIPKSEKIVHQKMKLFEKTALLPAGLCLLMAIPLGGIQTFMMVYGTELGISTTWIYFIGQAIMVLVSRLFAGRLYDTKGHRFVIIPGALSMIIGILILSFATGAISLFIASLFFGLGYGMSQPALQALAVDRAAPHNKGTANGTFLSGMDIGMAVGSFGLSIVATYYNYAIMYRTAIIALIVFFAVYWFTLGRKVKNS, encoded by the coding sequence TTGGAAAATAAGACAAGACTTTGGACGAAGGACTACGTATTTTTATTGTTAGGCAGTGTACTTTTATATATTGGATTTATGGTGTTTATGCCTACGTTGCCGGCACGCATTATTGAGCTAGGTGGAACGCAAATGGAAGCTAGTTTGGCTGTTGGGCTATTCTCCATCGTAGCGCTATTAATGCGGGCGATTGCTGGGAGTTGGAATGACAAATTCGGACCGAAAGTACTTATTATCGTGGGTTTTTTGATTTTAATTTTAACTACAGTGAACTTTTATTGGTCAACTGCGGTGGCGGCCTTACTTATATTACGGCTTTTCCACGGGGCTGGCTGGGGTATCGGAACAACTTCCATTGCAACAGGCGTTTCTAAACTTGTGCCGCCAAGCAGAACGGGAGAAGGTATTGGTTTTTATGGGCTTACGACTGCACTCGGAATGTCACTTGCGCCGATTATCGCTATTTTAATTATGAATTATTTTTCTTTCGATGTTTTAGTGACGTTTTCACTTGTTTTGATGGTGTTTATTTTAATTTTGATGACACAGGTGAAAATTCCAAAATCAGAAAAAATTGTACATCAAAAAATGAAATTGTTTGAGAAAACGGCCTTGCTTCCGGCTGGATTGTGTTTATTAATGGCTATTCCGCTTGGTGGGATCCAGACGTTTATGATGGTATATGGAACAGAACTGGGGATTTCGACAACGTGGATATATTTTATCGGGCAAGCGATTATGGTTCTTGTGAGCCGTTTGTTTGCTGGGCGGCTTTATGATACAAAGGGACACCGTTTTGTTATTATTCCAGGAGCGCTTTCGATGATAATTGGGATATTAATTCTTTCTTTTGCAACTGGGGCAATCAGTTTGTTTATCGCATCGCTATTCTTTGGGCTAGGTTACGGGATGTCGCAACCGGCGCTTCAAGCACTGGCTGTTGACCGGGCTGCACCGCACAATAAAGGTACCGCGAACGGGACTTTTCTTTCGGGAATGGACATTGGAATGGCTGTTGGTAGTTTTGGTCTGAGTATCGTGGCGACTTACTATAATTATGCGATCATGTACCGCACAGCAATTATTGCGCTCATCGTATTTTTTGCCGTGTATTGGTTTACTTTAGGACGAAAAGTGAAAAATAGCTAA
- a CDS encoding MarR family winged helix-turn-helix transcriptional regulator encodes MRGYYDEISFDVNTTAKKMHLFLLRSIASYDVTPEQWSVLEGIEANEPISQKEIALWTKKDTPTVNRIVDVLLRKELIVREISTEDRRISLLSLTEKGRKETNELRDIVEVSCEKMFAGVERADLEKFTTILKNISTNIE; translated from the coding sequence ATGCGCGGATATTATGATGAAATCTCATTTGATGTGAATACGACAGCGAAGAAAATGCATTTGTTTTTGCTGCGTTCAATTGCGAGTTATGACGTGACGCCTGAGCAATGGTCTGTTTTAGAGGGAATTGAGGCGAACGAGCCAATTTCACAAAAAGAGATTGCGCTTTGGACGAAGAAGGATACACCGACTGTGAATCGCATTGTCGATGTTTTGCTTAGAAAAGAGCTTATTGTGCGGGAAATCAGTACAGAAGATAGACGGATTTCGCTGTTATCTTTAACTGAAAAAGGGCGAAAAGAGACGAACGAACTGCGAGATATCGTGGAAGTGAGTTGCGAAAAAATGTTTGCCGGAGTTGAGCGCGCGGATTTGGAGAAATTCACGACTATTTTAAAGAACATTTCTACTAATATAGAGTAA